In one Parageobacillus genomosp. 1 genomic region, the following are encoded:
- the mecA gene encoding adaptor protein MecA, with the protein MEIERINEHTVKFYISYVDIEERGFDREEIWYNRERSEELFWEMMDEVHSEGDFSLEGPLWIQVQALEKGLEVLVTKAQLSKDGSKLELPLPEDKLREFSVPVDEKIEAILDHHFHISRGDESFADEDDHEVLQFTICFKDIEDVIALAHRADFTGFVNHLFQFEERYYLFVQFNEEDYTEHEIDNMLSLLLEYGTDSQVTIHRLEEYGKEVIRNNALETLKTYFPLN; encoded by the coding sequence GTGGAAATAGAACGCATTAATGAACATACAGTCAAATTTTATATTTCGTATGTTGATATAGAGGAGCGCGGTTTTGACCGCGAAGAAATTTGGTATAACCGTGAGCGCAGTGAAGAATTGTTTTGGGAAATGATGGATGAAGTCCATAGTGAAGGGGATTTTTCCCTTGAGGGTCCTCTTTGGATCCAGGTGCAGGCGTTAGAGAAAGGGTTAGAAGTGTTGGTGACGAAAGCGCAGTTATCAAAAGATGGAAGCAAGCTAGAACTCCCTCTTCCAGAAGACAAATTGCGTGAATTTTCCGTTCCAGTTGATGAAAAAATTGAGGCGATTTTGGATCACCATTTCCATATTTCGCGCGGCGATGAGTCGTTTGCGGACGAGGATGATCATGAAGTTCTCCAGTTTACCATTTGTTTTAAAGATATCGAAGACGTCATTGCCCTCGCCCATCGTGCTGATTTTACAGGATTTGTCAATCATCTTTTCCAATTTGAAGAACGTTACTATTTGTTTGTGCAATTTAACGAAGAAGATTATACAGAACATGAGATTGACAATATGCTAAGCTTGCTTTTAGAATATGGAACGGATTCGCAAGTAACCATTCACCGTTTAGAGGAATATGGGAAAGAAGTCATTCGTAACAATGCTTTAGAGACGCTTAAAACATATTTCCCATTGAATTAG
- the pepF gene encoding oligoendopeptidase F, whose amino-acid sequence MEAKQTKKSLPLRSEIPVEETWRLEDIFPTDEAWEQEFQEVKKMIPKLAEYQGRLGESADVLYEALQYQDEVSMRLGKLYTYAHMRYDQDTTNAFYQGLNDRATSLYSEASSAMAFIVPEILAIDEAKLRSFLEEKQELKLYEHALDEINRQRPHVLSAEEEALLAQAAEVMQSSSSTFSMLNNADLTFPTIIDENGEEVEVTHGRFIRFLESTDRRVRRDAFKAVYDTYEKYKNTFASTLAGAVKKDNFFARVRRYKSAREAALSSNNIPESVYDNLIETVHEHLPLLHRYVRLRKKVLGLDELHMYDLYTPLVQDVKMEVTYEEAKEYMLKALAPLGEEYISIVKEGLENRWVDVRENKGKRSGAYSSGAYGTHPYILLNWQDNVNNLFTLVHEFGHSVHSYYTRKTQPYPYANYSIFVAEVASTCNEALLNDYLLKTMDEEKKRLYLLNHYLEGFRGTVFRQTMFAEFEHMIHIKAQEGEALTADSLTSLYYELNKKYFGEDIVVDQEIGLEWARIPHFYYNYYVYQYATGFSAATALSKQILEEGEPAVKRYIEFLKAGSSDYPIEVLKKAGVDMTSAEPIRQACQVFAEKLEEMEKLLS is encoded by the coding sequence ATGGAAGCGAAGCAAACGAAAAAATCGCTGCCGTTACGCAGCGAAATTCCCGTTGAGGAAACTTGGCGTTTAGAGGATATTTTCCCGACGGATGAAGCGTGGGAACAGGAATTTCAAGAAGTGAAAAAAATGATTCCGAAATTAGCGGAGTATCAAGGCCGATTGGGAGAGTCGGCGGATGTGCTGTACGAAGCGCTTCAATACCAAGACGAAGTGTCGATGCGCCTTGGCAAGCTGTATACATATGCACATATGCGCTACGACCAAGATACGACAAACGCTTTTTACCAAGGGCTCAACGACCGGGCGACAAGCCTTTACAGCGAAGCTTCGAGCGCAATGGCGTTTATCGTTCCGGAAATTTTAGCGATCGATGAGGCGAAATTGCGTTCGTTTTTAGAAGAGAAACAAGAATTAAAACTGTATGAACACGCGTTAGACGAAATTAACCGCCAGCGTCCGCACGTGCTGTCAGCAGAGGAAGAGGCGCTGCTTGCTCAGGCAGCAGAGGTGATGCAATCCTCCTCGTCTACTTTTAGCATGCTGAATAATGCTGATTTAACGTTCCCGACGATTATTGACGAAAATGGCGAAGAAGTGGAAGTAACGCACGGACGCTTTATCCGCTTTTTGGAAAGCACGGACCGCCGCGTGCGCCGCGATGCGTTTAAAGCGGTGTACGACACGTATGAAAAATATAAAAATACGTTTGCCAGCACGCTCGCTGGCGCGGTGAAAAAAGATAACTTTTTCGCGCGCGTCCGCCGCTACAAATCGGCGCGGGAAGCGGCATTAAGCAGCAACAACATTCCGGAAAGTGTCTACGATAATTTGATTGAAACGGTCCATGAGCATTTGCCGCTGTTGCACCGTTATGTGCGCCTGCGCAAAAAAGTGCTTGGACTTGATGAGCTTCATATGTATGATCTGTACACGCCGCTTGTCCAAGACGTGAAAATGGAAGTCACGTATGAAGAAGCGAAAGAATATATGCTAAAAGCGCTTGCCCCTCTTGGTGAAGAATACATCAGCATTGTGAAAGAAGGACTGGAAAACCGCTGGGTCGATGTGCGCGAAAATAAAGGAAAACGGAGCGGGGCTTATTCGTCAGGGGCATATGGCACCCATCCGTATATTTTGCTAAATTGGCAAGATAACGTGAATAATTTATTTACGTTAGTCCATGAATTCGGCCATTCTGTTCATAGCTATTACACGCGGAAAACGCAGCCATATCCGTATGCGAACTATTCGATTTTTGTCGCCGAAGTCGCATCGACATGCAATGAAGCGCTGTTAAATGACTATTTATTAAAAACGATGGATGAGGAGAAAAAGCGGCTCTATTTGCTGAACCATTATTTAGAAGGATTCCGCGGCACGGTCTTTCGCCAAACGATGTTTGCCGAGTTTGAACATATGATTCATATAAAGGCGCAGGAAGGCGAGGCGCTGACCGCTGATTCATTGACTTCGCTCTATTATGAATTAAATAAAAAATATTTTGGCGAGGACATTGTCGTTGATCAGGAAATTGGCTTAGAGTGGGCGCGCATTCCGCATTTTTATTACAATTATTATGTATATCAATATGCCACAGGTTTCAGCGCTGCGACAGCATTAAGCAAACAAATACTTGAAGAAGGCGAGCCGGCGGTGAAGCGCTATATTGAGTTTTTGAAGGCGGGAAGCTCTGACTATCCGATTGAGGTGCTGAAAAAAGCCGGGGTAGATATGACGAGCGCGGAACCGATTCGTCAAGCATGCCAAGTGTTTGCGGAGAAACTGG
- a CDS encoding TerC family protein, protein MIDEYVISILLIIGIDVILGGDNAVVIALASRKLPEQKRNIAIVLGTALAIFIRMILTIMVVMLLKIPFLQLIGGCILLWISLRLLIQKEETHASIKSETSLWKAVQTIVIADVAMGLDNVIAIAGAAQGHTALVVFGFLFSVPIIILGSKLILYAMERYSFLIYIGGALLAYTAGKMITAEQQIRHLYDSAFAWKSVFPFVTAGLTVLLGFMINRRKFQRWT, encoded by the coding sequence ATGATTGACGAATATGTGATTTCCATTCTGCTCATCATTGGCATTGATGTTATTCTTGGTGGGGACAATGCTGTGGTCATCGCATTGGCAAGCCGAAAGCTGCCGGAACAAAAGCGAAATATCGCGATTGTGCTTGGTACAGCGTTGGCCATTTTCATTCGTATGATTCTGACGATCATGGTGGTAATGTTATTAAAAATTCCATTTTTACAACTAATTGGCGGCTGTATTTTGCTTTGGATCTCCTTAAGGCTGCTCATTCAAAAAGAAGAAACACATGCATCGATTAAATCGGAAACATCGCTTTGGAAGGCGGTACAGACAATTGTAATAGCCGATGTAGCCATGGGGTTAGATAATGTGATCGCGATCGCTGGAGCTGCTCAAGGTCATACTGCTCTTGTGGTCTTTGGCTTCCTGTTTTCTGTTCCTATTATCATTTTAGGCAGCAAACTTATCCTTTATGCGATGGAACGTTACTCCTTCCTTATTTACATCGGCGGAGCGTTATTGGCCTATACTGCCGGAAAAATGATCACTGCCGAACAGCAAATCCGCCATTTATATGATAGTGCTTTCGCATGGAAATCAGTATTCCCATTTGTTACAGCCGGATTGACCGTACTGCTTGGTTTCATGATCAATCGGCGCAAGTTTCAACGCTGGACCTAA
- the cls gene encoding cardiolipin synthase: MRNALRVIIFALFVAAFLFLANDYWEGKLLGILSVLISFSVVFIAFVISLENRKPAHTITWLIVLGSFPLLGFLFYLMFGRNYWQQRRFKKKAEFDEEMFLQFQEQRQMNMEQMPIAEHQRPLLQLAHQIGQNPVSLATETRVLTNGQETFSTIFEELEKAAHHVHLEYYIVRHDEVGQRLKATLINKAKQGVRIRFLYDAVGSWKLSKAYIQELRDAGVEMIPFSPVRLPFLNNKINFRNHRKIIVIDGTIGFVGGLNIGDEYLGKDKYFGFWRDTHLWIRGEAVRTLQLIFLQDWYYMTGEKLFTPEYLSPQLVHYEGQGGVQLIAGGPDQKWEVIKHLYFAMITSAQRSIWIASPYFVPDEDILTALKVAALSGIDVRILAPKRPDKKIVFYASRSYFPELLEAGVKIYEYEKGFLHSKVMIVDGELASIGTANMDMRSFHLNFEVNAFLYHTDSTNKLAADFMEDLSDANEIDYEAFQRRPLSIRVVESISRLLSPLL; this comes from the coding sequence TTGAGAAATGCGTTAAGAGTCATTATCTTTGCTTTGTTTGTAGCCGCTTTTTTATTTTTGGCCAATGATTATTGGGAAGGGAAGCTACTTGGTATTCTTAGTGTACTCATTTCTTTTTCGGTCGTTTTTATTGCGTTTGTTATTTCTTTGGAAAATCGGAAACCTGCCCATACGATTACGTGGTTAATCGTATTAGGAAGCTTTCCTTTGCTTGGTTTTTTGTTTTATTTAATGTTTGGAAGAAATTATTGGCAACAACGGCGTTTTAAAAAGAAAGCTGAGTTCGATGAAGAGATGTTTTTGCAATTTCAAGAGCAACGTCAAATGAATATGGAGCAAATGCCAATTGCGGAGCATCAGCGTCCGTTGCTTCAACTTGCTCATCAAATTGGCCAAAACCCTGTTTCCCTTGCGACGGAAACAAGGGTATTAACAAATGGACAAGAAACGTTTTCAACTATTTTTGAAGAGCTTGAAAAAGCGGCACATCATGTTCATCTTGAATATTACATTGTCCGCCATGATGAAGTGGGACAAAGATTAAAAGCCACTTTAATAAACAAAGCGAAACAGGGGGTACGCATCCGATTTCTTTATGATGCCGTTGGCAGCTGGAAATTGTCGAAAGCCTATATTCAAGAGTTGCGTGATGCGGGAGTAGAAATGATTCCTTTTTCGCCGGTTCGTCTTCCATTTTTAAATAATAAAATCAATTTTCGCAACCATCGGAAAATTATCGTTATTGACGGGACGATTGGTTTTGTCGGCGGTTTAAACATCGGTGATGAATATTTAGGCAAAGACAAATATTTTGGTTTTTGGCGTGATACACATTTATGGATTCGCGGAGAAGCGGTGAGGACGCTGCAGCTCATTTTTTTGCAAGATTGGTATTATATGACAGGTGAAAAATTATTTACTCCAGAGTATTTATCTCCTCAACTAGTTCATTATGAAGGGCAGGGGGGAGTGCAACTAATCGCCGGGGGGCCGGATCAAAAATGGGAGGTTATCAAGCACTTATATTTTGCGATGATTACGTCAGCACAACGGTCGATTTGGATTGCCTCCCCGTACTTTGTCCCTGATGAGGACATTTTAACAGCGTTGAAGGTTGCTGCTTTAAGCGGCATCGATGTTCGCATTTTAGCGCCAAAGCGGCCGGATAAAAAGATTGTTTTTTATGCGTCCAGATCTTATTTTCCGGAGTTACTGGAAGCTGGTGTAAAAATTTATGAATATGAGAAAGGATTTTTGCACAGCAAAGTAATGATCGTTGATGGCGAGCTGGCGTCCATTGGCACGGCGAATATGGATATGCGCAGCTTTCATCTGAATTTTGAGGTCAATGCGTTTTTATACCATACCGATAGTACGAACAAGCTTGCCGCTGATTTTATGGAAGATTTAAGCGATGCCAATGAAATCGATTATGAAGCATTCCAGCGGCGTCCATTATCGATTCGCGTCGTTGAATCGATATCACGGCTGTTGTCACCTTTGTTGTAA
- a CDS encoding competence protein CoiA, giving the protein MTALLIAMLQNGEMVSLAGRWTKERLIPLKRETFFCPACRQEVVLKLGNHRIPHFAHKKGTACPYEHEPESTRHVTGKLDLFEWLKRQGIPAKLEPYLPSVQQRPDILLQYRHHAYALEYQCSAISEPLFQKRNDAYRLAGIRPIWILGAHHLRCQSNMPHHVAIPRFQWMFAHHFPFVPRPLLFYYCPHTKRLTRLVRLIPLSVRRAFAIPLVFPLHSLSFSDLLFSSAASLPPSFWDEWLHHKKQWRLTFTLYPNKTTRLICADFYRFGIIPSLFPTEAGWPLHHGYLLEAPPFIWQTYVLIPLLRSEGRTVPLYSIYRFIEERIRTGRIALRVLPLATGQRYTQAVYEYLQLLTKLGYIEWENRRALRFIKPFTFPATMDEVIKQDKQMAEQIKMTPSLRDYVRELELGKNGNWS; this is encoded by the coding sequence GTGACCGCTTTGCTTATTGCCATGCTGCAAAACGGGGAAATGGTTTCGTTGGCAGGAAGGTGGACAAAAGAAAGACTGATTCCGTTAAAAAGAGAAACGTTCTTTTGCCCCGCTTGTCGGCAGGAAGTGGTATTAAAGCTCGGCAATCACCGCATTCCACATTTTGCCCATAAAAAAGGTACCGCTTGTCCGTACGAACATGAACCAGAGTCCACCCGTCATGTAACAGGAAAATTGGATTTATTTGAATGGCTTAAGCGCCAAGGCATACCGGCCAAATTGGAGCCATATTTGCCGTCGGTACAGCAGCGGCCGGATATTTTACTTCAGTATCGCCATCATGCCTATGCTTTGGAATATCAATGTTCTGCGATTAGTGAACCGCTGTTTCAAAAACGCAACGACGCTTATCGCCTGGCAGGAATTCGTCCAATTTGGATCCTCGGCGCCCACCATTTGCGTTGCCAGTCCAATATGCCCCACCATGTTGCAATCCCCCGCTTTCAATGGATGTTTGCCCATCATTTTCCGTTTGTTCCCCGTCCGCTTCTTTTTTACTACTGTCCGCACACAAAACGGCTTACCCGCCTCGTTCGCCTTATTCCGCTATCCGTTCGCCGCGCATTTGCCATTCCGCTCGTTTTCCCGTTACATTCGCTTTCGTTCTCCGATTTGCTTTTTTCTTCTGCTGCTTCGCTGCCCCCGTCATTTTGGGACGAGTGGCTTCATCATAAAAAGCAATGGCGGCTTACGTTTACTTTATATCCAAATAAAACAACAAGGCTGATTTGCGCCGATTTTTACCGCTTTGGCATCATCCCTTCTCTTTTTCCCACGGAAGCAGGCTGGCCGCTTCACCATGGCTATTTGTTGGAAGCTCCGCCGTTTATTTGGCAAACGTACGTGCTGATTCCATTGCTGCGGTCGGAAGGGCGCACTGTCCCGCTTTATTCTATTTACCGTTTCATCGAGGAAAGAATACGGACTGGCCGAATTGCGCTCCGCGTGCTGCCGCTTGCCACAGGACAGCGCTATACACAGGCGGTTTATGAGTATTTGCAATTGCTCACAAAGCTGGGCTATATCGAGTGGGAAAACCGCCGTGCGCTTCGTTTCATCAAACCGTTTACGTTTCCGGCAACTATGGATGAAGTGATCAAACAAGACAAGCAGATGGCCGAACAAATAAAAATGACACCGTCACTTCGCGATTATGTACGGGAGCTGGAGCTGGGCAAAAACGGCAACTGGTCGTAA